One Elaeis guineensis isolate ETL-2024a chromosome 10, EG11, whole genome shotgun sequence genomic window carries:
- the LOC105052695 gene encoding probable galacturonosyltransferase 10 isoform X1: protein MRRRPFDLRRPARRRWSSKGWAWMVVAGLGVLLFLIVLSREKQPRSVPSILQKSYRSSLTEGLNITDEMLSAHSFTRQLVDQISLAKAFVVISKECNNLQFAAELSAQIRLSQVLLSRAATRGALLTAEEVEIAIHDMALLLYQAQQFHYDSATMIMKMKGQIQALEERMKSETEKSTKYGQIAAEELPKSLYCLGVSLTMEWFENSNLHRKLSEGKHTLEKLRDNSLYHYCIFSDNILAASVVVNSTAMNSRHPDQIVFHLVTDEVNYTPMKAWFSMSSFRGATVEVQKFEDFSWLNASYVPVLKQLQDSDTQNFYFSGGGDGKTPIKFRNPKYLSMLNHLRFYIPEVFPALQKVVFLDDDVVVQKDLTDLFTINLNGNVMGAVETCMETFHRFHKYLNYSHPLIRAHFDPDACGWAFGMNVIDLREWRKKNVTGIYHYWQERNADHTLWKLGSLPPGLLAFYGLIETLDPKWHVLGLGYTSVDPSAIKNGAVLHYNGNMKPWLKIGMEKYKGLWDKYVDYSHPLLHRCFMH, encoded by the exons ATGAGGAGGAGGCCCTTTGATCTCCGGCGGCCGGCGCGAAGGCGGTGGTCCTCGAAGGGGTGGGCATGGATGGTGGTGGCCGGACTGGGAGTTCTCTTGTTCCTTATTGTGCTCAGCCGCGAGAAGCAGCCGAGATCCGTGCCCTCGATCCTCCAG AAATCTTATCGCTCTAGCCTTACTGAAGGTCTTAACATCACTGATGAGATGCTGAGTGCTCATTCGTTCACAAGGCAACTGGTTGACCAAATCTCTCTTGCAAAGGCTTTTGTTGTCATCTCTAAAGAATGCAACAATCTCCAGTTTGCAGCAGAACTTAGTGCCCAGATACGCCTCTCACAAGTTCTCCTATCCAGGGCTGCCACCAGAGGGGCCTTATTAACTGCAGAAGAAGTAGAGATAGCAATACATGACATGGCTCTTCTGCTCTACCAAGCCCAACAATTCCATTATGACAGTGCTACCATGATCATGAAGATGAAAGGTCAAATCCAGGCCCTTGAAGAGAGAATGAAATCTGAGACCGAGAAGAGTACAAAATACGGACAGATAGCTGCTGAAGAACTCCCGAAAAGCCTGTATTGTCTTGGTGTCAGTCTAACCATGGAATGGTTTGAAAACTCAAATCTGCATAGAAAACTCTCAGAAGGAAAGCACACTCTGGAGAAGCTAAGAGATAACAGTCTCTACCACTATTGTATTTTCTCTGACAACATTCTTGCTGCATCGGTTGTCGTCAATTCAACTGCCATGAATTCCAGGCATCCAGATCAAATTGTGTTCCACCTGGTCACCGATGAGGTGAACTATACACCAATGAAGGCTTGGTTCTCAATGAGCAGTTTCCGAGGTGCAACTGTGGAGGTACAGAAGTTTGAGGATTTCAGCTGGCTTAATGCATCATACGTCCCAGTTCTAAAGCAGCTTCAGGACTCTGACACCCAGAACTTCTACTTTTCTGGAGGTGGGGATGGTAAAACACCAATTAAATTCAGGAATCCAAAGTACTTATCGATGCTAAACCACCTTAGGTTCTACATCCCAGAAGTCTTCCCAGCATTACAGAAGGTAGTATTTCTTGATGATGATGTCGTAGTCCAGAAGGATTTGACAGACTTGTTCACAATCAACCTGAATGGGAATGTGATGGGAGCTGTGGAGACTTGCATGGAGACATTCCACAGGTTCCACAAGTATTTGAACTATTCGCACCCACTGATCCGTGCTCATTTTGATCCTGATGCTTGTGGTTGGGCATTTGGAATGAATGTGATTGATCTGAGGGAGTGGCGGAAGAAAAATGTGACCGGCATATATCACTATTGGCAGGAGCGTAATGCTGACCACACCCTTTGGAAGCTCGGGTCACTACCACCTGGGCTGCTGGCCTTTTATGGGCTGATTGAGACATTGGATCCCAAGTGGCATGTGTTGGGGTTGGGTTATACAAGTGTGGACCCTTCAGCAATCAAGAATGGCGCGGTGTTGCACTACAATGGGAACATGAAGCCATGGCTGAAGATTGGGATGGAAAAGTACAAGGGGTTGTGGGATAAATATGTGGACTACTCACACCCTTTGTTGCATCGCTGCTTCATGCATTAG
- the LOC105052695 gene encoding probable galacturonosyltransferase 10 isoform X2, translating into MLSAHSFTRQLVDQISLAKAFVVISKECNNLQFAAELSAQIRLSQVLLSRAATRGALLTAEEVEIAIHDMALLLYQAQQFHYDSATMIMKMKGQIQALEERMKSETEKSTKYGQIAAEELPKSLYCLGVSLTMEWFENSNLHRKLSEGKHTLEKLRDNSLYHYCIFSDNILAASVVVNSTAMNSRHPDQIVFHLVTDEVNYTPMKAWFSMSSFRGATVEVQKFEDFSWLNASYVPVLKQLQDSDTQNFYFSGGGDGKTPIKFRNPKYLSMLNHLRFYIPEVFPALQKVVFLDDDVVVQKDLTDLFTINLNGNVMGAVETCMETFHRFHKYLNYSHPLIRAHFDPDACGWAFGMNVIDLREWRKKNVTGIYHYWQERNADHTLWKLGSLPPGLLAFYGLIETLDPKWHVLGLGYTSVDPSAIKNGAVLHYNGNMKPWLKIGMEKYKGLWDKYVDYSHPLLHRCFMH; encoded by the coding sequence ATGCTGAGTGCTCATTCGTTCACAAGGCAACTGGTTGACCAAATCTCTCTTGCAAAGGCTTTTGTTGTCATCTCTAAAGAATGCAACAATCTCCAGTTTGCAGCAGAACTTAGTGCCCAGATACGCCTCTCACAAGTTCTCCTATCCAGGGCTGCCACCAGAGGGGCCTTATTAACTGCAGAAGAAGTAGAGATAGCAATACATGACATGGCTCTTCTGCTCTACCAAGCCCAACAATTCCATTATGACAGTGCTACCATGATCATGAAGATGAAAGGTCAAATCCAGGCCCTTGAAGAGAGAATGAAATCTGAGACCGAGAAGAGTACAAAATACGGACAGATAGCTGCTGAAGAACTCCCGAAAAGCCTGTATTGTCTTGGTGTCAGTCTAACCATGGAATGGTTTGAAAACTCAAATCTGCATAGAAAACTCTCAGAAGGAAAGCACACTCTGGAGAAGCTAAGAGATAACAGTCTCTACCACTATTGTATTTTCTCTGACAACATTCTTGCTGCATCGGTTGTCGTCAATTCAACTGCCATGAATTCCAGGCATCCAGATCAAATTGTGTTCCACCTGGTCACCGATGAGGTGAACTATACACCAATGAAGGCTTGGTTCTCAATGAGCAGTTTCCGAGGTGCAACTGTGGAGGTACAGAAGTTTGAGGATTTCAGCTGGCTTAATGCATCATACGTCCCAGTTCTAAAGCAGCTTCAGGACTCTGACACCCAGAACTTCTACTTTTCTGGAGGTGGGGATGGTAAAACACCAATTAAATTCAGGAATCCAAAGTACTTATCGATGCTAAACCACCTTAGGTTCTACATCCCAGAAGTCTTCCCAGCATTACAGAAGGTAGTATTTCTTGATGATGATGTCGTAGTCCAGAAGGATTTGACAGACTTGTTCACAATCAACCTGAATGGGAATGTGATGGGAGCTGTGGAGACTTGCATGGAGACATTCCACAGGTTCCACAAGTATTTGAACTATTCGCACCCACTGATCCGTGCTCATTTTGATCCTGATGCTTGTGGTTGGGCATTTGGAATGAATGTGATTGATCTGAGGGAGTGGCGGAAGAAAAATGTGACCGGCATATATCACTATTGGCAGGAGCGTAATGCTGACCACACCCTTTGGAAGCTCGGGTCACTACCACCTGGGCTGCTGGCCTTTTATGGGCTGATTGAGACATTGGATCCCAAGTGGCATGTGTTGGGGTTGGGTTATACAAGTGTGGACCCTTCAGCAATCAAGAATGGCGCGGTGTTGCACTACAATGGGAACATGAAGCCATGGCTGAAGATTGGGATGGAAAAGTACAAGGGGTTGTGGGATAAATATGTGGACTACTCACACCCTTTGTTGCATCGCTGCTTCATGCATTAG
- the LOC109506333 gene encoding leucine-rich repeat receptor-like serine/threonine-protein kinase RGI4, with the protein MVRSLTTANVIEWEWSRVVYRAKIPSMEVLTTVKRFWTCDEAAVAVFTCEIVALDHIRHWNIVQLLGWAANHRTRLLFYDYLPNRILGDLLHGGGGPVVEWEVRLDIAIGVTEGLTYLHYDCIPPILHHDIKADNILLGERYEAYLMDFGLANVVDDSTAVGRGNFILKRNRAFG; encoded by the coding sequence ATGGTGAGAAGCTTGACCACAGCGAACGTCATTGAGTGGGAGTGGTCTAGGGTGGTGTATCGGGCCAAGATCCCGTCCATGGAGGTGCTGACCACCGTCAAGAGATTTTGGACATGTGATGAGGCAGCAGTGGCGGTGTTCACATGCGAGATTGTGGCTCTGGACCACATCCGCCATTGGAACATCGTCCAGCTCCTCGGTTGGGCGGCGAATCATCGGACACGACTGCTCTTCTACGACTACCTACCTAATAGGATCTTGGGGGACCTCCTCCATGGAGGCGGAGGGCCGGTGGTGGAGTGGGAAGTGAGGTTAGATATCGCCATTGGGGTGACGGAGGGCCTCACCTATTTGCATTATGACTGCATCCCTCCGATCCTCCATCACGACATCAAGGCTGACAACATCCTCCTCGGGGAGAGGTATGAGGCCTACCTCATGGATTTTGGCCTTGCCAATGTCGTCGATGACAGCACTGCCGTCGGAAGAGGCAACTTTATCCTAAAGAGAAACAGAGCATTTGGATAA
- the LOC105052697 gene encoding transcription factor IIIA isoform X1, with the protein MASVEPTSLGGGTANEVADGLSEKEKPIFRDIRRYYCEYCGICRSKKSLIRSHILSDHEDELKDAQTDQGNEETEVNNQLRHTCQECGASFRKPAYLKQHMQSHSLERPFSCPLDDCHLSYRRKDHLTRHLLQHQGKLFTCPVENCDRRFAIKGNMSRHVKEFHEDGCPCEGEKQYICQEPGCGKAFKYASKLRKHEDTHAKLDFVEVICCEPGCMKTFTNTECLKAHTQSCHQYVQCEVCGTQQLKKNLKRHQRMHEGGGVTERIKCCFKGCQYTFSNRSNLNLHIKAVHQELRPFACRISGCGKRFPYKHVRDNHEKSGVHVYVQGDFLETDEHLRSRPRGGRKRKYLSVETLQRKRVVPPGQVSSLDDGTSYMRWLLSDDQH; encoded by the exons ATGGCTTCCGTGGAACCTACCTCTCTGGGTGGTGGGACAGCGAACGAGGTTGCTGATGGATTGAGTGAGAAAGAAAAGCCTATCTTTAGAGACATCAGGCGCTATTATTGTGAATATTGCGGTATTTGCAGGTCGAAGAAATCGCTGATAAGATCTCACATCCTTTCCGACCACGAG GATGAATTGAAAGATGCACAGACTGATCAAGGCAATGAAGAAACGGAGGTTAACAATCAACTGCGACATACTTGCCAGGAGTGCGGTGCGAGTTTCCGGAAACCAGCTTATCTGAAGCAGCATATGCAAAGCCACTCTCTTGAG AGGCCCTTTTCATGCCCACTGGATGATTGTCATTTGAGCTACAGAAGGAAGGATCATTTGACTCGCCATTTACTTCAGCACCAAGGAAAACTTTTTACTTGTCCAGTGGAGAATTGTGACCGCAGGTTTGCAATTAAGGGTAACATGAGTAGGCATGTGAAAGAATTTCATGAAGATGGGTGCCCTTGTGAAGGTGAAAAGCAGTACATTTGCCAGGAACCAGGGTGTGGGAAGGCATTCAAGTATGCATCAAAGCTGAGAAAGCATGAGGATACACATG CTAAATTGGATTTTGTGGAGGTCATCTGCTGTGAACCTGGATGTATGAAAACTTTTACAAATACCGAATGTCTTAAAGCTCATACCCAATCATGCCACCAATATGTTCAGTGTGAGGTCTGTGGCACTCAACAGCTGAAGAAAAACTTAAAGCGGCACCAACGCATGCATGAAGGGGGTGGTGTGACAGAGAGAATAAAATGTTGCTTCAAAGGTTGCCAATACACATTTTCAAAT agatcaaatcttaatctgCATATAAAGGCTGTGCATCAAGAACTTCGCCCATTTGCATGTCGAATATCTGGATGTGGGAAGAGGTTCCCTTACAAGCATGTGAGGGATAACCATGAGAAATCTGGTGTTCATGTTTATGTTCAA GGTGACTTTCTCGAAACTGATGAGCATCTGCGCTCCCGGCCAAGAGGTGGGCGTAAGAGGAAATATTTGTCTGTCGAGACTTTGCAGCGGAAAAGGGTAGTTCCCCCTGGACAAGTTTCTTCTCTGGATGATGGAACATCTTATATGAGATGGTTACTGTCTGATGATCAGCACTGA
- the LOC105052697 gene encoding transcription factor IIIA isoform X2 yields the protein MDQYQDGGTSCEAPSRKPQSRISHERPFSCPLDDCHLSYRRKDHLTRHLLQHQGKLFTCPVENCDRRFAIKGNMSRHVKEFHEDGCPCEGEKQYICQEPGCGKAFKYASKLRKHEDTHAKLDFVEVICCEPGCMKTFTNTECLKAHTQSCHQYVQCEVCGTQQLKKNLKRHQRMHEGGGVTERIKCCFKGCQYTFSNRSNLNLHIKAVHQELRPFACRISGCGKRFPYKHVRDNHEKSGVHVYVQGDFLETDEHLRSRPRGGRKRKYLSVETLQRKRVVPPGQVSSLDDGTSYMRWLLSDDQH from the exons ATGGACCAGTATCAGGATGGGGGGACCTCCTGTGAAGCTCCATCAAGAAAGCCTCAATCACGCATTTCCCATGAG AGGCCCTTTTCATGCCCACTGGATGATTGTCATTTGAGCTACAGAAGGAAGGATCATTTGACTCGCCATTTACTTCAGCACCAAGGAAAACTTTTTACTTGTCCAGTGGAGAATTGTGACCGCAGGTTTGCAATTAAGGGTAACATGAGTAGGCATGTGAAAGAATTTCATGAAGATGGGTGCCCTTGTGAAGGTGAAAAGCAGTACATTTGCCAGGAACCAGGGTGTGGGAAGGCATTCAAGTATGCATCAAAGCTGAGAAAGCATGAGGATACACATG CTAAATTGGATTTTGTGGAGGTCATCTGCTGTGAACCTGGATGTATGAAAACTTTTACAAATACCGAATGTCTTAAAGCTCATACCCAATCATGCCACCAATATGTTCAGTGTGAGGTCTGTGGCACTCAACAGCTGAAGAAAAACTTAAAGCGGCACCAACGCATGCATGAAGGGGGTGGTGTGACAGAGAGAATAAAATGTTGCTTCAAAGGTTGCCAATACACATTTTCAAAT agatcaaatcttaatctgCATATAAAGGCTGTGCATCAAGAACTTCGCCCATTTGCATGTCGAATATCTGGATGTGGGAAGAGGTTCCCTTACAAGCATGTGAGGGATAACCATGAGAAATCTGGTGTTCATGTTTATGTTCAA GGTGACTTTCTCGAAACTGATGAGCATCTGCGCTCCCGGCCAAGAGGTGGGCGTAAGAGGAAATATTTGTCTGTCGAGACTTTGCAGCGGAAAAGGGTAGTTCCCCCTGGACAAGTTTCTTCTCTGGATGATGGAACATCTTATATGAGATGGTTACTGTCTGATGATCAGCACTGA